CTGGTCAGGCCGCTCGTGAGCATCATTGAGCATCAGCTCGATGTCACTGGTCCGCCCGCGGTCCCGGTCATCATCACCCTCATCATCTCGGCGATCTGGATCGTGGTCATCGGTCTGAGCAAGTGTGCTCAGCCCGTGCTGACTCTGCTGTTCACCGGGCTCACCTACGCGGTGCTCTCCATCATCCTCAGTGGCATCCTCTCCCCGATTCTCACCGGGGAACTCCAAGGCCCGCTCGCCATGCCCATCGCGATCATCCCGGTCCTGCTGATCAACGCCATCTGGGGCCTTGCCGCCGGCGGACTGGCGCTCCTGCTCCAGCGCCTGCGAGGTGTCCGGCCCCGCGATGCCGTCGAGTCGCGCTAACCGCGTTTCGGAAGGAAGGTCATGACCTATTCGCCCCCTGGCTCCCGTGATCCCGATGAGGCACGAACCGACGCCGCCATACGGGATCTGAAGGTCCGCGGCCACTGGCCGCAGGCGTCGAACCCCCAACCGTCCGCCGAGCACACGCGACCCCCTGCCCACTGGCCGCCGGTGGAAACGGCCACGCCGCACCGGACCGATCGGCCGTCCTACCCGCCCGCGTCCATGACGCCCCCGCCGCGACCGAGGAGCACGTGGCGGTCGATCGGCTCCGGCGCCCTCGGTCTCGTCGGTGGTGTGCTGCTCGCGCTCATCGTCCAGGACGTCCTGGCAACCGCATTTCTCCGCGACGGGACCATCCCACTTGCCCTCGGCGTCGTCCTCGGCTTCCTCGTGCCCGCCTTCGGAGCGCTCGGCGTGCTCACCGCCATCCTCATCGACAACCGGAACGCGAAGCGTCGGTCGAAGACGTCCGGGCGATGAGCGATCCGCGTCGTCACGAGTTGTCGCGCCGCACGGTGCTGCAGATCGGCGGCGTTTCGCGAGAGAGACGGCACAGCGATCAGACGTGCGACCGACATGACCGCATCGCCACAGGAGGGTCAGCGGCCAGGTCGCACCGGCAGTTGTCAGCCATTCCCCTCGCGGACATCTGTGCCGTTCTCGGCAAACGCCTTGAAGTCCTGCATGTGCTCTCGTGAATGCTTGATGAAGATACCGCGCAGGAACGGAGCCGCCAATCGCATTGGGCCGTTGAACCGGTATTCGTTCTCGCTCACCCAAAGTGTGCTCTCAGGACCGGCCTCAGACAGATGCTCGCGAGCGGCATTCCACATGCCCTCTGCGACGATCTCACGCTCGAAATGGATGGCGCGTTCCGAGGGGACATCGTGCAGGTTCGCCGGTTCTCGACGGGTGATGGTCTCGGTGCACTCCATGGTCTTCTGACCCGATTGGAAGACCACCTTCGACTCGGTACCGACGTGGCCGTCCACGCCGCGTAACGGCTCGTGCGATATCAGGCCTCGTAGCCACTTCGGTCGGTGCGCAGGGTCTTCGAGGAGTTGAATGACGCGCTTTCGTGGCAGTGCGATGTCCATCGAGATGGAGTACTTCATGGCGGAACCCTCCGGGTGCTTCGGCCCATGGCGACGTGCGGGGATTGGTCACTGCCGGTCGGCGTCGATCTCGCGGACGTGGATGCGGACGAGATCTTCGATCAGGTCGCTGGGCAGCGGATTCGTCAGCGTGAACTGGATCGCATGTTCGGTGGTCTTGTAGTCCGACAGCCGATCTTTCAGCTCCTCGATAGCCCATTAAGAAGGGTAGAAACTCATGTGTCGCTTGGATGCGGTGAAGAACGCCAGCGCGCGCCCCTTGTACTTCAATGTGGGCATCCTGTAGCTCACGGTTTCTTCGACACTCGGCACGAGCTGGGTCACGATCGCACGGATCCGTTCGAGTTCCGGTCGGAATGCAGGGTCGATGCCGTCAAGGTACTCATCGATGCTCGTCGCCTTCTCACCCATCGCTCTGCTCTTCTCCCGTGCCGCCAAGGTAGAAGGCCGCCGTCCTCAGTGCGCGTGTCTCCGCATCACTCGCGGGGGTTCCCGCTTCCTGGTCTGCCCGGCCCCACGCATTGGCGGCCCGACGGGTCAGCTCCTGTCCCTCGGGCGTGCCCGCGAACGCCTCCATGGCATCGGGGTCGCATCGAGCGTCGCCGCCGAGATACCGCGAGAGAGCTCGGAGCGATTCCTCCCACCCCACACCCGCCGCAGCGGGGCCGT
This sequence is a window from Pseudoclavibacter endophyticus. Protein-coding genes within it:
- a CDS encoding ABC-2 transporter permease; this encodes MTYSPPGSRDPDEARTDAAIRDLKVRGHWPQASNPQPSAEHTRPPAHWPPVETATPHRTDRPSYPPASMTPPPRPRSTWRSIGSGALGLVGGVLLALIVQDVLATAFLRDGTIPLALGVVLGFLVPAFGALGVLTAILIDNRNAKRRSKTSGR
- a CDS encoding iron chaperone, which translates into the protein MGEKATSIDEYLDGIDPAFRPELERIRAIVTQLVPSVEETVSYRMPTLKYKGRALAFFTASKRHMSFYPS
- a CDS encoding SRPBCC family protein, encoding MDIALPRKRVIQLLEDPAHRPKWLRGLISHEPLRGVDGHVGTESKVVFQSGQKTMECTETITRREPANLHDVPSERAIHFEREIVAEGMWNAAREHLSEAGPESTLWVSENEYRFNGPMRLAAPFLRGIFIKHSREHMQDFKAFAENGTDVREGNG